One Vibrio tapetis subsp. tapetis DNA segment encodes these proteins:
- a CDS encoding DUF3069 domain-containing protein: protein MSEEIQETEQKVDLDTVSPELKKVIEFDQVPEAMYYMVTSIHEVSEEAVREAWDSMPASAQNVLDNFEQFHALISVSQAFAGVNVMEEFPKLNLPEDMSDEEKEAYRTQLLDQTLHNCVKDMAKQMKKARRDAILKRDFKEVFAK, encoded by the coding sequence ATGTCAGAAGAAATCCAAGAAACGGAACAAAAAGTAGACTTAGATACAGTCTCCCCTGAACTTAAGAAAGTCATTGAGTTTGACCAAGTTCCAGAAGCAATGTACTACATGGTAACGTCCATTCATGAAGTTTCAGAAGAAGCCGTGCGTGAAGCATGGGATAGCATGCCAGCGAGTGCACAAAATGTTTTGGACAACTTTGAGCAGTTCCATGCGCTTATTTCCGTAAGCCAAGCTTTCGCTGGTGTGAATGTAATGGAAGAATTTCCAAAACTGAACCTGCCAGAAGACATGAGCGACGAAGAAAAAGAAGCTTACCGTACTCAATTGCTAGACCAAACGCTGCATAATTGCGTTAAAGACATGGCTAAGCAAATGAAGAAAGCCCGCCGAGATGCAATTTTAAAACGTGACTTTAAAGAAGTTTTCGCTAAATAA
- a CDS encoding OmpA family protein, with the protein MKKQLIALSVLAAIPFTVSAEYYLGAKVGSSSLKNSCSVSEPCDDGSVGFGGFAGYKFSDMFSLEAGFDKIGDFESNFSSGKTAKGALTSLTMGPKFGIPINESLGVFSKFGLGYTNYDVIDDDLNVMAAFGLEYGISREWKTRLEYQILGGIGSGDTGGLAAHLFSIGLSYHFGSDEPVAAAQAAPVEPRPAVVAEEPAPVVLAAAPVVVAPKTITFQSKKGVGLYESGSNKLSEAGLHQFDELVTLLTTYPQSNVTVTGHTDSSGSAKFNQQLSEKRAQAVADYLVSEGVDSSRIKVEGEGEASPIASNKTAAGKEKNRRVEVTIEEFSVEE; encoded by the coding sequence ATGAAAAAGCAGTTGATCGCGCTGTCTGTACTGGCGGCAATTCCGTTTACCGTTTCTGCAGAATACTATTTAGGTGCAAAGGTAGGTAGCTCTTCATTGAAAAACAGCTGTAGCGTCTCTGAGCCTTGTGATGATGGCAGTGTTGGTTTCGGTGGGTTCGCCGGTTATAAATTCAGTGACATGTTCTCTTTAGAAGCTGGCTTCGATAAAATTGGCGATTTCGAGTCTAACTTCTCTTCAGGTAAAACGGCAAAAGGGGCATTAACCTCATTAACTATGGGTCCGAAGTTCGGTATTCCAATTAATGAATCTCTAGGCGTATTCTCTAAGTTTGGCCTTGGTTACACGAATTACGACGTCATTGATGATGACTTAAACGTTATGGCCGCATTCGGTTTGGAGTATGGGATCTCACGTGAGTGGAAAACTCGACTCGAATATCAAATTTTGGGCGGAATCGGATCTGGCGATACCGGCGGCCTAGCAGCTCACCTATTTAGCATAGGTTTAAGCTACCACTTCGGTAGCGACGAACCCGTTGCGGCAGCCCAAGCAGCGCCAGTTGAACCCCGTCCTGCCGTCGTAGCAGAAGAGCCAGCGCCAGTCGTTTTAGCCGCCGCTCCAGTCGTTGTAGCGCCTAAAACCATCACCTTTCAATCTAAGAAAGGGGTAGGCCTTTACGAGTCAGGCAGCAATAAGTTAAGTGAAGCGGGTTTACACCAATTTGATGAACTCGTCACGCTTCTTACTACCTACCCGCAGTCTAACGTAACGGTAACCGGTCACACTGACAGCAGTGGTTCAGCTAAGTTTAACCAACAACTTTCTGAAAAGCGCGCTCAAGCAGTCGCTGACTACCTTGTTTCTGAAGGCGTTGACTCATCGCGTATTAAAGTTGAAGGTGAAGGTGAAGCTAGCCCTATCGCTTCCAATAAGACCGCAGCAGGTAAAGAAAAAAACCGCCGTGTTGAAGTGACCATCGAAGAATTTTCTGTAGAAGAATAG